DNA from Sphingomonas sp. R1:
GTCATGCAGACGCAGATAGAGCTTCTTGCCCATCGGCTTCGGCAGCGTGAGCGACGTGCCGACGAAGCCGAGCGGAACCTGGGTCGACGAGGCGAAGTCGGCGCTGCCGCTGAACGCCGACACGACGAACAGATCCCGGCCGACAAGCGTGCAGCTGGTGCCTTCGGCGGGGCAGTTCAGGCCGTTGAGCAGGGGGAGGCGGGCCAAGGCAACTAGCGGCTGCCAGTCGCCGGAGGCGCCAGCTTGCACCAGTCGGAACCGCAGCGGTCCCGCCACGCCCGGCCCGAGCAGCGCCCGCGGGACGAAATGCGCCACCACCACGTCGCTGCCGATGCGCTGGAGGCTGCCATCGGCAAAGTGCAGCTTGGCAGTGGCTCCCTCGCCGCCAATGATCTCCACCGCGCCAGTATCGCCCAGCGTCCCGCGCGTCACGCGGAGGGAGAAGTCGATGGCCGCATCGGCGGGCAGCACGCCCTCGGGCAAGGCGATTGCGAGCCCTTCCTTTGCCAGTGGCGATACGGCAGCGCGGCTCAGCACGGTTGCGGCGGGACGCGGGCTCGCCCCGCGCACGGCGAGCTTCACGCTACGCCCGTCGCGCAGCCGCACTACCGCTTCGCCGTCCCCGGTGGGGATGGTGGCTTCCGCCGTCATCACCATCCGATCGCCCTCGCTGCCGCGCGACAGCGCGTCGGCGACGAAATGCAGGCCCTTCCAGTCGAGGCCGGTCACCTGGTCGAGCCGGGCGCCCTCGAGCACCCCCGTCTGATCGCCCGCATGGGCGAGGAAGCGATCCAGCCGGCTGGCTTCCAGCCGGGCGGTGAGGGGAATGCTGTCGGGCGGGGCGGTACCGAAGCGGGCGACGGCGAGGGTGAGCGCGCCAGGCTTCGCGTCCTTGAGCGGCAGGGTCATGGTCAGCTCGTCCTGGCCGGTCACCTTGAACGGCACCGAGGTTCGCGTGCCGCCGGCGTCGCTCAGCGCGATCTGGCTGACGCAGAAGGCGGCACCGCCGCGCAGCACCAACGGATGCTCGCGGCCGACCACGACATTGCTGTCCGGCGTCGCGCGCCAGGCGCCCATCGCATCGAGCTGTACCGGCAGGCGCGGCCCGGAAAAGCGGTCAAAACCCCAGCTGCCCTGCAGCACCGCATTGGCGACGGTGCCGATGTCCGCGGGCAGTGCGCCGTCCAGCCGGACGCCGCCTTTCTCGACATCGGGCGTCACCGGCAGGTCGCGGCTCTTGCCGTCCGCGCCGGTGATCCGCACCGACAGAGTCCGCCCGAAATCGGTGGCGTAGAGCAGGGGGGCGTCCTCGAGCGGCAGCGCCAGCCCTGGCTTGGCAAGGCACACCGGCGTCGGCCCGCCCGCCTGCCAGATCGGCGGCGAGGCAGGTCCTAGTGGAGGCAGTGGGGCGACCAGCACCGAGCGCGGGTTCTGGAAGGAGGGTGCGCCATTGAGCAGCAGCTTCAGCGTGTCGCCCCGACCGATCGCGATCGCCGGGAGATATTGATATTGCGGGCTGCGGAAGGCGCCGAACAGCTTCGCCACATCGCGTGCCAGTCCGATATAGGGGCTGTAAAAGCCGCCGCCGCCCTGGGGCGTCGCGGCCAGGCTGTAGGCGAGGTCTACCGGCGCGCCGGTCAGCGTCTCCGCCAGCGTCGTGCCGCGCTGCGCCTGGAGCACCAGCGAGTCGCGATTCTGCGTCAGGCATGCCGCCTGCAGCCCGCGCGGCCGGGCAAGGCATTCGGCATTGAGCTTGATGCGCAGCGCGTTGGCGAGCACGGGTGCATCGGTTGCCAGTCGCTCGGGTGCGCTCTCGCCGATCCGCGCGATCGCCGCGACAAAGGCATCGAGGCGGGCGCGATCGAGCGAGGCCTGGAACATGTCCTGCGCCGCGCGGACGAACACGCCGGGCCGCCCGCGCACCGTGTCGCGCACCGCGTCGAAGCCGCCGCCGGTGTCGGGGGCGAGGAGGAGTACCGCCTGTTCTGCGCCTTTGGGCACCGCCAGCTCGAGCCGGTTCTTCTTCTTGCGCCAAGTCTCGGCGACGAAGAACCAGTCCTTGGGGGGCGGGTTGGTCGCGCCGCGCAGGAAGGCGACGACGAGGAGATAGTGTGCCGATTGGTCCGGCGGCAGCGTCGCTTCCGCCGTCACCTTGTCGCCCGGCAGCAGCGACGGGACTGCGCCGATCGGCAGCGTCGTGCCGTCGCGGGTGACAGTCAGCTTCAGGTCGGGGCCGGCAAGGTCGAAGGCGTTCTGCTGGGCGCGTGCGGGGGCGGCGGCGAACAGCAGCGCCAGCATCAGCGGGATCAAGGGCATGCGAAGCATGGCCGCCGCTATAGGGGAAGCGGGCCGGGCAGGGCCACGGGCAACGCGACGAGCCGTTTGCGCGCTCACTCGGCGACGTTGTCCGCCACCCAGGCGCGACGTTCGCCGAGCGGGCGGGGGGCGCCCGTGGTCGTGTCGTGCTCGGTCTGGTGTTCCAGCTCGGAGTTCAGCTCGGCGCCGAACAACAGGATATAGGCGGAGAGATACAGCCAGGTGAGCAGGGCGACGATCGTGCCGAGCGCGCCATAGGTGGCGTCGAAGCGCCCGACATATCGGACATAGGCGCCGAAGCCGAGCGTCAGTGCCAGCCACAGCAGTGCCGCGAACAACGATCCCGGCGTGATCCACGTCCAGCGCGGCCGCGCGCGCGAGGGGCCGAACCGGTAGAGTGCCGCCGCACCGGCCGCCCCCGCGAGCGTCAGCAGCACATGGCTCACCACCTTGCCCAGCACGAGCAGCGCATCGGGGGCAAAGGGCAGCAGCCGGTCCAGCGCGCCCAGCATCGTCATCGCCAGCGCCGCGAGCACCGCCGCCATCACCGCACCCAGCGTGATCGCCAGCGCAGTCAGGTTGACCCAGACGAAGCTGCGCTTCTCCTTTTCCTCATAGGCAATGTTGAGCGCGGCGATGATCGCGCCGGCGCCGTTGCGCGCGCCGAACAGGGCGATGCCCAGCGCAATCAGGATGCCGAGGCCCTTGTCGCCATCGGGGCTGTGGACAAGGCCAAGCAGCTGGGTGCCGATCACGCCGGCCACGTCGCGCGGCAGGATGGCGGAAAGGGCGCGGACGTCGTGCAGCACCGTCGCGGTATCGGCGATCAGGCCATAGCAGAGCACGATCGCGCCCAGCAGCGGCACCAGCGCGAGAAAGCCGTAAAACGCGACTCCAGCGGCGATCAGCCCGATATTGTCGTCGCTCGACTCGTTCCAGCAGCGCCACAGTACCGATTTCCAGGCGGCCCAAGGCATGGCCCATGGGCTTTGCGCGTCGCGCCCCGTCGGATGCATCCCCTCGTCCCCCTCTCGTGGTTGAGGCGACCAAGCGCGCGACCCGAAATGCGGTTCCGGCGGCGGCGTCGAACGGATCGCCCGGGAATCGCGCGGCATGGGCCGTCCTGCGTTGGGACAAGTCTATAATGGTGGAAAGCCCGCCGCGTGCGGGGGCGTCGCCGGGTGTCCGTGGCGGCGACACGGGAGAATAGCGCCATGTTCGAATCGTCGATCCTTCGCGCGGAAACCGCCGACGATGCCATCCATCACGCGCATCAGCGGCTCGATGCAGAAGGACTGGCAGGCATGGGCGCTGCGATCGCGCCGTTCGACGGCATGACGGCGGCGCACCTTCCCGCCTTGCCAAGCCTGCTCGCGCGGGCCGTGGCCCTGCTGAGCGAGGCATTCCGCGCCGATACGCGCTCGCCGGCGGCC
Protein-coding regions in this window:
- a CDS encoding YihY/virulence factor BrkB family protein, which encodes MPWAAWKSVLWRCWNESSDDNIGLIAAGVAFYGFLALVPLLGAIVLCYGLIADTATVLHDVRALSAILPRDVAGVIGTQLLGLVHSPDGDKGLGILIALGIALFGARNGAGAIIAALNIAYEEKEKRSFVWVNLTALAITLGAVMAAVLAALAMTMLGALDRLLPFAPDALLVLGKVVSHVLLTLAGAAGAAALYRFGPSRARPRWTWITPGSLFAALLWLALTLGFGAYVRYVGRFDATYGALGTIVALLTWLYLSAYILLFGAELNSELEHQTEHDTTTGAPRPLGERRAWVADNVAE